Proteins encoded in a region of the Streptomyces violaceoruber genome:
- a CDS encoding DUF6343 family protein, with amino-acid sequence MRTGSEPATARSALRARFWLSLWGLVWAIFGTAVFALTGHFGWALACGVLWLVVTADLTVILRHLRQGPHYQPGRDVPPYLPPRR; translated from the coding sequence ATGCGTACGGGCAGTGAACCGGCCACCGCGCGCAGTGCCCTGCGGGCGCGGTTCTGGCTGAGCCTGTGGGGCCTGGTCTGGGCGATCTTCGGCACGGCCGTCTTCGCGCTCACGGGGCACTTCGGCTGGGCGCTCGCCTGCGGGGTGCTGTGGCTCGTCGTCACGGCCGACCTGACGGTGATCCTCCGGCACCTCCGCCAGGGCCCGCACTACCAGCCGGGCCGGGACGTCCCGCCGTACCTGCCGCCCAGGCGCTGA
- a CDS encoding class I SAM-dependent methyltransferase — MREGHQGTGPGAITPDGCAVELYTRLPVGVEPDIVAAAVPEGARILELGSGVGRMTHPLLERGFGVTAVDESAEMLERVRGARTICSPIEDLDLGERFDAVMLASFLVHAGDVEVRRGLLRTCARHVAEDGCVLIQREGADYHTNLPRERVDPSGFTIRILSADPVGDGVNSVRAEYEFPDAVWTQTFRARPLTREQFEEALGEAGLAVDRYLTDDGTWVRAVPVRQG; from the coding sequence ATGCGAGAGGGACACCAGGGGACGGGGCCCGGGGCCATCACCCCGGACGGCTGCGCGGTCGAGCTTTATACGCGGCTGCCGGTCGGAGTCGAGCCGGACATCGTCGCCGCCGCCGTGCCCGAGGGCGCGCGGATACTGGAGCTGGGCAGCGGGGTGGGACGGATGACGCACCCCCTGCTGGAGAGGGGGTTCGGGGTCACCGCGGTGGACGAGTCCGCCGAGATGCTGGAGCGCGTGCGCGGGGCGCGCACCATATGCAGCCCGATCGAGGACCTCGACCTCGGCGAGCGCTTCGACGCCGTGATGCTGGCGTCGTTCCTGGTGCACGCCGGGGACGTCGAGGTGCGGCGGGGCCTGCTGCGTACCTGTGCCCGGCACGTGGCGGAGGACGGCTGTGTACTGATCCAGCGGGAGGGGGCGGACTACCACACGAATCTGCCGCGTGAGCGGGTGGACCCCAGCGGCTTCACCATCCGGATCCTGTCCGCGGACCCGGTGGGCGACGGCGTCAACTCGGTCCGGGCGGAGTACGAGTTCCCGGACGCGGTCTGGACCCAGACCTTCCGGGCCCGGCCACTGACCAGGGAGCAGTTCGAGGAGGCACTGGGGGAGGCGGGACTCGCGGTGGACCGGTATCTCACCGACGACGGGACGTGGGTGCGGGCCGTGCCCGTGCGGCAGGGGTAG